The following are from one region of the Candidatus Tectomicrobia bacterium genome:
- a CDS encoding sulfite exporter TauE/SafE family protein, which produces MHAYTPLEWGIIFAAAFGSGFLIRTFGSGVGIALTPLLTLAFSARFSLGLIAFTSFLTSTAMTRAMWNKWDRRTTWLVFPGAVAGILGGTWLVARLPEGRLRVVIGVLCLIFALNQLYAELARRPPAPPRFPLWLGTVIGGLSGLSSALANSGAVVLALFLHSQNLSKTMLLATLWALYFFVNPVKLLAYWQTSVITGDTLWAGAAGIPFLWLGMRTGAWTHDRLPRRGFNLAILAIALAGSLRLLAAR; this is translated from the coding sequence TTGCACGCCTATACGCCGCTCGAATGGGGAATCATCTTCGCCGCCGCCTTCGGGAGCGGCTTCTTGATCCGCACCTTCGGCTCGGGGGTCGGAATCGCCCTCACTCCCCTCCTCACCCTCGCCTTCTCGGCCCGATTCTCGCTGGGGCTCATCGCCTTCACGAGCTTCCTGACCTCGACCGCCATGACGCGGGCCATGTGGAACAAGTGGGACCGGCGCACCACCTGGCTGGTGTTCCCGGGGGCGGTGGCGGGCATCCTGGGGGGAACCTGGCTGGTGGCCCGGCTGCCGGAGGGCCGGCTCCGGGTAGTCATCGGCGTCCTGTGCCTGATCTTCGCGCTGAACCAGCTCTACGCGGAGCTCGCGCGCCGCCCGCCCGCGCCGCCCCGCTTCCCCCTGTGGCTGGGGACCGTGATCGGGGGGCTGAGCGGCCTCTCTTCGGCCCTGGCGAACAGCGGCGCGGTGGTGCTCGCCCTCTTCCTCCACTCCCAGAACCTCTCGAAGACCATGCTCCTCGCCACCCTCTGGGCGCTCTATTTCTTCGTGAACCCGGTCAAGCTCCTCGCCTACTGGCAGACCAGCGTGATCACGGGGGACACCCTCTGGGCGGGCGCGGCGGGCATCCCTTTCCTCTGGCTGGGGATGCGGACCGGGGCCTGGACCCACGACCGGCTCCCGCGGCGGGGCTTCAACCTCGCCATCCTGGCCATCGCCCTGGCGGGCTCTCTCCGCCTGCTGGCGGCCCGCTGA
- a CDS encoding HigA family addiction module antidote protein has product MPATSKSPTITKRPSGKALVRRRLPTHRPPTHPGEMLLEEFLKPLGITQSAFAARLGVSFPRLNEIVNGKRGVTPDTALRLARVTGMSADFWLGLQQDWDLWHALRSDKAAEIAQLEPLTRAR; this is encoded by the coding sequence ATGCCGGCGACGTCGAAGTCACCGACTATCACTAAGAGGCCTTCGGGAAAGGCTCTCGTCCGCCGGCGCCTGCCCACACACCGCCCCCCTACGCATCCGGGCGAGATGCTCCTCGAGGAGTTCCTCAAGCCCCTGGGAATCACCCAGTCGGCTTTCGCGGCGCGTCTCGGAGTCTCGTTCCCCAGGCTCAACGAGATCGTCAATGGGAAGCGCGGCGTCACCCCCGATACGGCGCTGCGGCTGGCCCGGGTGACCGGCATGAGCGCGGACTTCTGGCTTGGATTGCAGCAGGATTGGGATCTCTGGCACGCGCTGCGCTCGGACAAGGCCGCCGAGATCGCGCAACTGGAGCCGTTGACCCGCGCGAGATGA
- a CDS encoding NapC/NirT family cytochrome c, with product MRRWMGVALLLVLLLPAAGLAGLYGIRAAETYDPFCTSCHLQDHQDYLDDGRREKRAIRSLGGWHLSSGKARCISCHGEDGVAGMIRTTLLAAGDTWRFVIGDYEVPARVFHPIQDKDCLKCHPDERILKLPAEAFHGISDHAELKASCVQCHSGHKTGGRREKVFIVPAFAQPRCDACHKDLKQKVRAGEMRFVPAPASSGGAFLPARPDKRP from the coding sequence TTGCGCCGGTGGATGGGTGTCGCCCTGCTTCTAGTCCTGCTCCTCCCCGCTGCCGGCCTCGCCGGGCTCTACGGCATCCGGGCCGCGGAAACCTACGACCCCTTCTGCACTTCCTGTCATCTTCAGGACCACCAGGACTACCTGGACGACGGGCGGCGGGAGAAGCGGGCGATCCGAAGCCTGGGCGGCTGGCACCTCTCCTCCGGCAAGGCACGCTGCATCTCCTGCCACGGGGAGGATGGTGTCGCCGGCATGATCCGCACCACCCTCCTCGCCGCCGGCGACACCTGGCGGTTCGTCATCGGCGACTACGAGGTGCCCGCCCGGGTGTTCCACCCCATCCAGGACAAGGACTGCCTCAAGTGCCACCCGGATGAGCGCATCCTCAAGCTCCCGGCCGAGGCCTTCCACGGGATCAGCGACCACGCCGAGCTCAAGGCGTCCTGCGTCCAGTGCCACAGCGGCCACAAGACGGGCGGGAGGCGGGAGAAGGTCTTCATCGTCCCGGCGTTCGCCCAGCCTCGGTGCGACGCCTGCCACAAGGACCTGAAGCAGAAGGTCCGGGCGGGGGAGATGAGGTTCGTCCCCGCGCCGGCCAGCTCCGGAGGCGCCTTCTTGCCCGCGCGCCCGGACAAGAGACCGTGA
- a CDS encoding type II toxin-antitoxin system RelE/ParE family toxin, which translates to MIRSFADGATEDLFDGVDSPRANRACPRALWPVVRRKLTQINRVRSLGELSVPPGNRLERLRGNRAGQHSIRINDQYRVCFRWEDGYAGDVEVTDYH; encoded by the coding sequence ATGATACGTTCGTTCGCGGACGGCGCCACCGAAGACTTGTTCGACGGCGTCGACAGTCCGCGGGCGAACCGGGCGTGTCCGAGAGCGCTTTGGCCGGTGGTCCGCCGCAAGCTGACGCAGATTAACCGCGTCCGTAGTCTTGGGGAATTGAGCGTTCCGCCCGGGAACCGGCTGGAGCGCCTGCGGGGCAACCGCGCGGGGCAGCACAGCATTCGCATCAACGACCAATACCGGGTTTGCTTCCGATGGGAGGACGGCTATGCCGGCGACGTCGAAGTCACCGACTATCACTAA
- a CDS encoding DNA-3-methyladenine glycosylase I translates to MEDGRVAGVRGEGARPLPRCPWADGDPLLARYHDEEWGIPIASDAAHLERLSLEIFQAGLSWRTILHKRAAFRKAFARFSLKKVAAFTGRDVRRLLGDAGIVRNRLKIEATIENAQRFIALSRGHGSFARWLEALPPDLGALQAIFREEFRFMGPEIAKSYLESVGKVPIRHHPACWRASGRGGKKGLEPRRVTG, encoded by the coding sequence CTGGAGGATGGAAGAGTGGCCGGTGTGAGGGGAGAGGGCGCCCGCCCCCTCCCCCGCTGCCCCTGGGCGGATGGTGACCCGCTCCTCGCCCGGTATCACGACGAGGAGTGGGGAATCCCCATCGCCTCGGACGCCGCCCATCTCGAGCGGCTCTCCCTGGAAATCTTCCAGGCGGGGCTCTCCTGGCGGACCATCCTCCACAAGCGGGCCGCCTTCCGGAAAGCCTTCGCGCGTTTCTCCCTGAAGAAAGTAGCCGCGTTCACGGGGCGGGACGTCCGGCGCCTCCTCGGGGACGCGGGCATCGTGCGCAACCGCCTGAAGATCGAGGCCACCATCGAGAACGCCCAAAGGTTCATCGCCCTCTCCAGGGGCCACGGCTCCTTCGCCCGCTGGCTGGAGGCCCTGCCCCCGGACCTCGGGGCCCTCCAGGCCATCTTCCGGGAGGAATTCCGCTTCATGGGGCCCGAGATCGCCAAAAGCTACCTGGAAAGCGTGGGAAAAGTTCCCATCCGGCACCATCCCGCCTGCTGGAGGGCCTCCGGCCGGGGCGGCAAGAAAGGGCTTGAGCCCCGCCGCGTAACAGGGTAA
- a CDS encoding CvpA family protein, translating to MAPLPVPDIVLLAFFAVFFLRGLFRGTLRELSNLLAWALGLFAAARFSGVAETELKPYLGAGSPWLGPVTVFLTFLAVWVGVNLGGRFLSFIVRSGSLGPADRLGGGLLGAVKAVFLAAAALALVEVYAPERLPGRDAGTRILPYVQDLAARLRRTAPSSGELLKAPGPAPVSETQPLKR from the coding sequence ATGGCTCCTCTTCCGGTCCCCGACATCGTCCTGCTGGCGTTCTTCGCGGTGTTCTTCCTGCGCGGGCTCTTCCGGGGTACCCTGCGCGAGCTCTCGAACCTCCTCGCGTGGGCCCTGGGCCTCTTCGCCGCCGCGCGCTTCAGCGGCGTGGCCGAGACGGAGCTGAAGCCCTACCTCGGGGCCGGCTCCCCGTGGCTGGGCCCGGTCACGGTCTTCTTGACCTTCCTCGCGGTGTGGGTTGGGGTGAACCTCGGCGGGCGCTTCCTCTCCTTCATCGTCCGCTCGGGCTCCCTGGGGCCCGCGGACCGGCTGGGCGGCGGACTCCTGGGGGCGGTCAAGGCGGTCTTCCTCGCGGCCGCCGCGCTGGCCCTCGTCGAGGTCTACGCCCCGGAGCGCCTCCCGGGCCGCGACGCCGGGACGCGCATCCTCCCCTACGTCCAGGACCTGGCGGCGCGCCTGCGGCGCACGGCCCCCTCCTCCGGCGAGCTTTTGAAGGCCCCCGGCCCCGCGCCCGTCTCCGAGACGCAGCCCCTCAAGCGGTGA
- the rimI gene encoding ribosomal protein S18-alanine N-acetyltransferase → MTGEPERGADGGIVPKTPPGLRLRPMRREDVPAVLSIERLSFTLPWSETTFLRELEKVSLSHLLVVEGPAPGGGGADPLLGYACWWEVTDECHITDFAVAPSARRRGVGDFLLNGLLEDARRRGAVRATLEVRVSNEAAISLYEKWGFSAIAMRQRYYPDNDEDALVMWKDPL, encoded by the coding sequence ATGACCGGGGAACCCGAGCGCGGCGCGGATGGCGGCATCGTCCCGAAGACGCCTCCGGGCCTCCGCCTGCGGCCCATGCGGCGGGAGGACGTGCCCGCCGTCCTCTCCATCGAGCGGCTCTCCTTCACCCTGCCTTGGTCCGAAACCACCTTTCTCCGCGAGCTGGAGAAGGTCTCCCTCTCGCACCTCCTGGTCGTGGAGGGCCCCGCCCCCGGAGGCGGGGGGGCGGACCCCCTCCTGGGCTATGCCTGCTGGTGGGAGGTGACGGACGAGTGCCACATCACCGACTTCGCCGTGGCCCCCTCGGCCCGGCGGCGCGGGGTGGGGGATTTCCTCCTGAACGGGCTCCTGGAGGACGCCCGCCGCCGCGGGGCGGTCCGGGCCACCCTGGAGGTCCGCGTGAGCAACGAGGCCGCCATCTCGCTCTACGAGAAGTGGGGTTTCAGCGCCATCGCCATGCGCCAGCGCTACTACCCCGACAACGACGAGGACGCCCTGGTCATGTGGAAGGACCCTTTGTGA
- the tenA gene encoding thiaminase II encodes MAEPFSETLRREAEPLWKAIHAHPFVRGIGDGTLPIERFRFYMCQDYFFLIEYSRVIALAAAKAPRLDEMGRFADLLNATLSTEMDLHRGFAAKFGIPNEELEATRPAPACRAYTNYLLEAAYSGTFGEAAAAMLPCQWDYALIGQELAARGAPKGAPLYAEWIGMYASEEFGRLAAWLREILDRAAAEAGPAERERMRAHFLAGTRYEYLFWDMSWRMEEWPV; translated from the coding sequence GTGGCGGAGCCCTTCAGCGAAACCCTGCGCCGGGAGGCGGAGCCCCTCTGGAAGGCCATCCACGCCCATCCCTTCGTCCGGGGCATCGGGGACGGCACCCTGCCCATCGAGCGTTTCCGCTTCTACATGTGCCAGGATTATTTCTTCCTCATCGAGTACAGCCGGGTCATCGCCCTGGCCGCGGCCAAGGCCCCAAGGCTCGACGAGATGGGCCGCTTCGCCGATCTCCTGAACGCCACCTTGAGCACCGAGATGGACCTCCACCGGGGCTTCGCGGCCAAGTTCGGCATCCCGAACGAGGAACTGGAGGCCACCCGCCCCGCCCCGGCCTGCCGGGCTTACACGAATTATCTCCTGGAGGCGGCGTACTCGGGCACCTTCGGCGAGGCCGCCGCCGCCATGCTCCCCTGCCAGTGGGACTACGCCCTGATCGGCCAAGAGCTCGCCGCGCGCGGCGCGCCCAAGGGCGCCCCCCTCTACGCCGAGTGGATCGGGATGTACGCCTCGGAGGAGTTCGGCCGGCTCGCGGCGTGGCTGCGCGAAATACTGGATCGGGCCGCCGCCGAGGCCGGCCCCGCCGAGCGGGAGCGGATGCGCGCCCACTTCCTCGCCGGCACCCGGTACGAATACCTCTTCTGGGACATGAGCTGGAGGATGGAAGAGTGGCCGGTGTGA
- a CDS encoding zinc ribbon domain-containing protein, giving the protein MPIFEYECKACGFISGHLVLKPSDRAKLACRSCGAKKLRKVMSRFATHKTEGQRLADFDPAKPTDSTFYKDDRNIGLWAQKRAQQLGLDMGDSFKETLEKGRSKKILDNL; this is encoded by the coding sequence ATGCCGATCTTCGAGTACGAGTGCAAGGCGTGCGGGTTCATCTCGGGCCACCTGGTGCTGAAGCCCTCGGACCGGGCCAAGCTCGCCTGCCGGAGCTGCGGGGCCAAGAAGCTTCGCAAGGTGATGTCCCGCTTCGCCACCCACAAGACCGAGGGGCAGCGGCTGGCGGACTTCGACCCCGCCAAGCCCACGGACAGCACCTTCTACAAGGACGACCGCAACATCGGCCTCTGGGCCCAGAAGCGCGCCCAGCAGCTCGGCCTCGACATGGGCGATTCCTTCAAGGAGACGCTGGAGAAGGGCCGCTCGAAGAAGATCCTCGACAACCTCTGA
- a CDS encoding metal-dependent hydrolase has product MGATLTYLGHSSFLVKTGGGKTLYLDPWLEGNPRCPQNLQAPQEADLICVTHGHFDHTSGVIPIFKKKPCLVAGPYELVNHLAADGNFGDKANGMNKGGTVAFGDIKVTLTHAMHSSSYGKPGTYAGEPCGLVITFEDGKKLYDAGDTALFGDMRYIGELYAPDLCLLPIGDRFTMDPRQAAIACELLGARRAVPIHHSTFPPLTGTPAQFREEVKKRGLKTEITVLEPGQTVTV; this is encoded by the coding sequence ATGGGAGCGACGCTCACCTATCTGGGCCACTCCAGCTTTCTGGTGAAGACCGGCGGGGGAAAGACTCTTTATCTCGATCCATGGCTGGAGGGGAACCCCCGCTGCCCCCAGAACCTCCAGGCGCCCCAGGAGGCGGACCTCATCTGCGTGACCCACGGCCATTTCGACCACACGTCCGGCGTCATCCCCATCTTCAAGAAAAAGCCCTGCCTTGTGGCCGGCCCCTATGAGCTCGTGAACCATCTGGCGGCCGACGGCAACTTCGGCGACAAGGCCAACGGGATGAACAAAGGGGGCACCGTGGCCTTCGGGGACATCAAGGTCACCCTGACCCACGCCATGCACAGCTCGAGCTACGGCAAGCCGGGAACCTACGCGGGGGAGCCGTGCGGCCTCGTCATCACCTTCGAGGACGGGAAGAAGCTCTACGACGCGGGCGACACCGCCCTCTTCGGCGACATGCGGTACATCGGCGAGCTCTACGCGCCGGACCTCTGCCTTCTTCCGATCGGCGACCGCTTCACCATGGACCCCCGCCAGGCGGCCATCGCCTGCGAGCTCCTCGGGGCCAGGCGCGCCGTGCCCATCCACCACTCCACCTTCCCTCCCCTCACCGGGACCCCGGCCCAGTTCCGGGAGGAGGTGAAGAAGCGCGGCTTGAAGACCGAGATCACCGTCCTCGAGCCGGGACAGACGGTGACGGTGTAG
- the aroA gene encoding 3-phosphoshikimate 1-carboxyvinyltransferase, giving the protein MILRVRPSSAKGRSGVPGSKSHSIRAVAFASLASGKSRIRNPLESEDSASAVSVYRALGAEIALGPGDWRVQGFGGAPEAPRCLVDVGNSGTSCRLGLGTAALLAEGQARFDGDAQTRKRPMGPLLQALSNLGARARSENGDGRLPAVVGGRWKGGRTQVEGTTSQFTSSLLVNAPFGEGDTEIEPIRLNERPYVDMTCWWLDKLGLRYEREGYERFRVPGGQSLGGFDREVPADFSSAAFLVAAGALPGGDVVLEGLDMDDPQGDKAVLDMAREMGAEVRAEGRAIRVRGRALRGGEFDLNATPDLLPVMAVLGAFAEGETRLLNVPQARIKETDRIAAMREVVESLGGGAEELPDGLIVRGGGLKGGRARGFGDHRVVMAAAVAGLAAPNGVEVDTAEAMRITFPDFCERMRALGAIMETSEEG; this is encoded by the coding sequence ATGATCCTCCGCGTCCGGCCCTCCTCCGCGAAGGGGCGCAGCGGCGTCCCGGGGTCCAAGTCCCACTCCATCCGGGCGGTGGCCTTCGCGTCGCTCGCCTCGGGGAAGAGCCGCATCCGCAACCCGCTCGAATCGGAGGACAGCGCCTCGGCCGTCTCCGTCTACCGGGCCCTGGGGGCGGAGATCGCGCTCGGGCCGGGCGATTGGCGCGTGCAGGGCTTCGGCGGAGCGCCCGAGGCGCCGCGCTGCCTGGTGGACGTGGGGAACTCCGGCACGAGCTGCCGGCTCGGCCTGGGCACGGCGGCCCTCCTCGCCGAGGGCCAGGCCCGCTTCGACGGGGACGCCCAGACCCGCAAGCGCCCGATGGGCCCCCTCCTCCAGGCCCTCTCGAACCTGGGCGCCCGCGCCCGCTCCGAGAACGGCGACGGCCGCCTCCCGGCCGTCGTCGGGGGGCGCTGGAAGGGGGGCCGCACCCAGGTGGAGGGCACCACGAGCCAGTTCACCTCGAGCCTCCTCGTGAACGCGCCCTTCGGGGAGGGCGACACCGAGATCGAGCCGATCAGGCTGAACGAGCGCCCCTACGTGGACATGACCTGCTGGTGGCTGGACAAGCTGGGGCTCCGCTACGAGCGCGAGGGCTATGAGCGCTTCCGGGTGCCGGGCGGGCAGTCCCTCGGGGGCTTCGACCGGGAGGTGCCCGCCGATTTCAGCTCGGCCGCCTTCCTGGTGGCCGCCGGGGCGCTCCCGGGCGGGGACGTCGTCCTCGAGGGCCTCGACATGGACGACCCCCAGGGCGATAAGGCCGTGCTGGACATGGCGAGGGAGATGGGCGCCGAGGTGCGCGCCGAAGGCAGGGCCATCCGGGTGCGCGGCCGGGCCCTGCGCGGCGGGGAGTTCGACCTGAACGCCACCCCCGACCTCCTCCCGGTCATGGCGGTGCTGGGGGCCTTCGCCGAAGGGGAGACGCGCCTGTTGAACGTGCCCCAGGCCCGCATCAAGGAGACGGACCGCATCGCCGCCATGCGCGAGGTGGTCGAGAGCCTGGGAGGCGGGGCGGAGGAGCTGCCCGACGGCCTCATCGTCCGGGGCGGGGGCCTGAAGGGAGGCCGCGCGCGCGGCTTCGGCGACCACCGCGTCGTCATGGCCGCCGCCGTGGCGGGCCTGGCCGCCCCCAATGGGGTGGAGGTGGACACGGCCGAGGCGATGCGGATCACGTTCCCGGATTTCTGCGAGCGGATGCGCGCCCTGGGCGCCATCATGGAAACGTCGGAGGAAGGATAG
- a CDS encoding HNH nuclease family protein, whose amino-acid sequence MARTRFGHKRKAQPPKPPAAPAGSAKEAALRLKAQAAIGRNAADYRRRSLEIHGWICAKCAREFDETNLHLLTVHHRDGNPRNNPLDGSNWENLCAYCHDDEHSRDRLGRYLSGE is encoded by the coding sequence ATGGCGAGGACGCGCTTCGGACACAAGAGAAAGGCCCAGCCCCCCAAGCCCCCGGCCGCCCCCGCCGGGAGCGCCAAGGAGGCGGCCCTGCGCCTGAAGGCCCAGGCGGCCATCGGCCGGAACGCGGCGGACTACCGCCGGCGCTCCCTCGAGATCCACGGGTGGATCTGCGCCAAGTGCGCGCGTGAGTTCGACGAGACGAACCTGCACCTGCTCACCGTCCATCACCGGGACGGCAACCCGCGCAACAATCCCCTGGATGGCAGCAACTGGGAGAACCTCTGCGCCTACTGTCACGACGACGAGCATTCGCGCGACCGGCTGGGCAGGTACTTGAGCGGCGAATGA
- a CDS encoding DMT family transporter, which yields MAKIGLRGMEPFTFLWLRSLASALTVFAWILWRRGPLLPPRGNPDFWWNTALHNLNFLIFYHAVQYTTAGRASLFLYIQPILLTAFAAYFLPEERIGRRAVLGFAASAAGLVLLFSDKLSSGGGSTWLGDALTLLAAVVWSSQSLFLKVRLKGVDPFRITAWTQLMAVLPFLLLAVWWGRWWPDFTDPDVLTGVLYSGMVGTGLAMVLWVRLLAEYPAGRVSSFMFLCPVFGVFLGALLLAETLSALMLAGAALVAAGIYLVNSKKKRAGEAREAIPHPVPRA from the coding sequence GTGGCCAAGATCGGGCTGCGGGGGATGGAGCCCTTCACCTTCCTCTGGCTGCGGAGCCTCGCCTCCGCCTTGACCGTGTTCGCCTGGATACTCTGGCGGCGCGGGCCCCTCCTCCCGCCGCGGGGAAACCCCGATTTCTGGTGGAACACGGCGCTCCACAACCTGAACTTCCTGATCTTCTACCACGCGGTGCAGTACACGACGGCCGGGCGCGCCTCGCTCTTCCTCTACATCCAGCCCATCCTGCTCACGGCCTTCGCCGCCTATTTCCTGCCCGAGGAGCGCATCGGGCGCCGGGCCGTCCTGGGCTTCGCGGCCTCGGCGGCGGGGCTCGTCCTCCTGTTCAGCGACAAGCTCTCCTCCGGCGGGGGCTCGACCTGGCTGGGAGACGCCCTCACTCTCCTGGCGGCGGTGGTGTGGTCCTCCCAGTCGCTCTTCCTCAAGGTCCGCCTCAAGGGGGTGGACCCTTTCCGCATCACGGCCTGGACCCAGCTCATGGCGGTGCTGCCCTTCCTGCTGCTGGCGGTGTGGTGGGGCCGGTGGTGGCCCGATTTCACCGACCCTGACGTCCTCACCGGCGTCCTCTACAGCGGGATGGTGGGGACCGGGCTCGCGATGGTGCTCTGGGTGCGGCTCCTGGCCGAGTACCCGGCGGGGCGGGTGAGCTCCTTCATGTTCCTTTGTCCGGTGTTCGGGGTGTTCCTGGGGGCGCTCCTCCTGGCCGAGACGCTGAGCGCGCTCATGCTGGCCGGGGCGGCGCTCGTGGCGGCGGGCATCTACCTGGTGAACTCGAAGAAGAAGAGGGCCGGGGAGGCCCGGGAGGCCATTCCCCATCCCGTCCCGAGGGCCTGA